From Oscillatoria sp. FACHB-1407, a single genomic window includes:
- a CDS encoding PhoX family protein, with protein sequence MPKRLNNWGDSVDPDNDIYNTSDNDSFSDVLNRARLSRRGFLKGSSSFAAASMLGMGLAFLADAVNPEGQVATATSRPNLSFRPISKSIADTLTVPEGYTASVLIATGDPLKSNVTPYKNDGTDNDFDVRVGDHHDGMHYFGLNQPGNGWDPNNSNRALLCVNHEVCEDLGFVHPNGPTDYGTDSTAARPTIEIDKEVAAHGVTVVEIAKQGSTYQVNRNSRYNRRVTAATPCEISGPARRSSMMATAFSPRGEQTRGTLNNCAHGYTPWGTYLTCEENWAGYFHRREEDTARTAKEVASFKRYGVGNATSGRYNWSRAGAPDNTDLYRRWDASKTGNSANQDFRNVANTFGWVVEIDPFNPNAAPKKRTAIGRFAHEGCWAAPAVAGQPLVFYSGDDARNEYIYKFVSNEAWNPRDARRGMAAGDKYLDSGVLYAAKFNDDGTGEWLPLTLSNPSIANYADYAFADEADVLINARLAADAVGATKMDRPEWGGVNPVNGDVYMTMTNSVSGSSGRGSKTPLDAANPRYYADEKNSRVSQGNVNGHIIRWREAGGNHTARTFNWDIYLFGAQADAGSDVNLSGLTNENDFSSPDGLWFSTAVPGLLWIQTDDGAYTDVTNCMMLAALPGAVGDGGAKMVTSKAVPSNGDADQTVRTYVGQSVTPMTLSRFLVGPRDCEITGITESPDGKTIFVNIQHPGENSDSVTDPAQFTSHWPDGGTARPRSATVVITRNDGGRIAI encoded by the coding sequence ATGCCGAAGAGACTCAATAACTGGGGAGACAGTGTAGATCCCGATAACGATATTTACAATACCTCCGATAATGATTCATTTAGTGATGTTTTGAATCGTGCTCGCCTGAGTCGTCGAGGTTTTCTGAAAGGTAGCTCGTCCTTCGCGGCTGCCTCTATGTTAGGCATGGGGTTGGCTTTCCTGGCAGATGCTGTGAATCCCGAAGGTCAAGTTGCTACAGCAACTTCCCGTCCCAATCTCAGCTTCAGACCTATCTCAAAAAGCATTGCCGATACGCTGACAGTTCCCGAAGGCTATACCGCCTCCGTTCTGATCGCGACTGGCGATCCGCTCAAGAGTAACGTTACTCCCTACAAAAACGACGGCACAGACAACGATTTCGATGTCCGTGTGGGTGACCACCATGATGGGATGCATTACTTTGGGTTGAACCAGCCTGGAAACGGTTGGGATCCAAATAACTCTAATCGTGCTCTGCTCTGCGTCAACCATGAAGTTTGCGAAGACCTCGGTTTCGTACATCCAAATGGTCCAACCGATTACGGTACCGATAGCACTGCTGCCCGCCCAACAATTGAAATCGACAAAGAAGTTGCAGCGCATGGCGTAACAGTTGTTGAAATTGCTAAGCAAGGTTCTACTTATCAGGTAAACCGCAATTCCCGCTACAACCGTCGTGTTACAGCGGCTACCCCCTGTGAAATCTCTGGGCCTGCTCGCCGTAGCTCCATGATGGCGACAGCCTTTTCCCCTAGAGGTGAGCAAACACGGGGCACCCTGAACAACTGCGCTCATGGCTACACCCCCTGGGGCACCTACCTCACCTGTGAGGAGAACTGGGCAGGCTATTTCCATCGTCGGGAAGAAGATACAGCTCGCACAGCGAAAGAAGTGGCATCCTTTAAGCGGTATGGTGTTGGTAATGCTACTTCGGGTCGCTACAACTGGTCACGGGCTGGCGCACCGGACAACACTGACCTTTACCGTCGTTGGGATGCAAGCAAGACGGGTAACAGTGCAAACCAGGATTTCCGCAATGTAGCCAATACCTTTGGTTGGGTTGTTGAAATTGATCCCTTTAACCCCAATGCAGCACCCAAAAAGCGGACAGCCATTGGCCGCTTTGCCCATGAAGGTTGCTGGGCTGCTCCTGCTGTTGCGGGTCAACCCCTTGTCTTCTATTCCGGAGACGACGCTCGCAACGAATACATCTACAAGTTTGTTTCCAATGAAGCATGGAATCCCAGAGATGCAAGACGGGGCATGGCTGCCGGAGACAAGTACCTGGATTCTGGTGTCCTCTATGCCGCGAAGTTTAACGATGATGGGACAGGGGAATGGTTGCCACTGACTCTAAGCAATCCCAGCATTGCCAACTACGCTGATTATGCCTTTGCAGATGAAGCAGATGTATTAATCAATGCTCGCCTGGCTGCTGATGCAGTTGGCGCAACAAAGATGGATCGCCCAGAGTGGGGTGGGGTCAATCCGGTCAATGGGGATGTTTACATGACCATGACCAACAGTGTATCTGGCAGCAGTGGACGGGGTTCAAAGACACCTCTCGATGCGGCTAACCCTCGTTACTACGCGGATGAGAAAAACTCCAGAGTCAGTCAGGGTAACGTCAACGGTCATATCATTCGTTGGCGTGAGGCAGGTGGCAACCACACCGCTAGAACGTTCAACTGGGATATTTATCTCTTTGGGGCTCAGGCGGATGCTGGATCCGACGTCAACCTGTCTGGTCTGACAAATGAAAATGATTTTTCTAGCCCAGATGGTCTTTGGTTCAGCACGGCTGTTCCAGGATTGTTGTGGATCCAAACCGATGATGGGGCTTACACCGATGTAACCAACTGTATGATGCTGGCAGCACTGCCAGGAGCAGTGGGTGATGGTGGTGCCAAGATGGTCACGAGTAAGGCAGTACCGAGCAATGGGGATGCTGACCAGACAGTGAGAACCTATGTGGGGCAATCTGTTACTCCAATGACCCTGAGCCGCTTTTTGGTAGGCCCTCGTGATTGTGAGATCACGGGGATTACTGAATCGCCAGATGGTAAGACTATCTTTGTCAATATTCAGCACCCTGGCGAAAATAGCGATTCGGTGACTGATCCCGCTCAGTTTACCAGTCATTGGCCTGACGGTGGCACCGCTCGCCCTCGTTCGGCAACGGTAGTCATCACCCGCAATGATGGTGGCCGGATTGCAATCTAA
- a CDS encoding ADP-ribosylglycohydrolase family protein: MLGAIAGDMIGSVYEFDNCRRKDFPLFSPDSTFTDDSILTVAVADVVQQGGDYVTQFKQYYQRYPNPMGSYGARFIQWAISANPQPYNSWGNGSAMRVSPIGFAYSDLERVLQEAKRSAAVTHNHAEGIKGAQATAAAIFLGRTGHSKAEIRSYVETTFGYDLSRTLNDIRPVYEFNESCQGTVPEAIIAFLESTDFEDAIRNAVSLGGDSDTLTCITGGIAEAFYGGVPEAIAQTVLERLDPPLRYITETFMSLITLSETN, encoded by the coding sequence ATGTTAGGAGCGATCGCCGGAGACATGATTGGCTCGGTATATGAGTTTGACAATTGCCGTCGCAAAGACTTTCCGCTCTTTAGCCCAGATAGCACTTTTACAGACGACTCGATTCTGACGGTTGCAGTTGCAGATGTTGTGCAGCAAGGGGGCGACTACGTCACTCAGTTCAAGCAATACTACCAACGCTATCCCAATCCGATGGGCAGCTACGGAGCCAGATTTATCCAGTGGGCAATCTCTGCTAACCCACAGCCTTACAACAGTTGGGGCAATGGCTCAGCCATGCGGGTCAGTCCCATCGGGTTTGCCTACTCTGACCTGGAAAGGGTATTGCAAGAAGCAAAACGCAGTGCCGCAGTCACCCACAACCATGCAGAAGGCATCAAAGGGGCACAAGCCACAGCTGCGGCTATTTTTTTGGGACGAACCGGACACAGCAAAGCCGAGATTCGCTCGTATGTTGAGACGACCTTTGGCTACGATTTAAGCCGGACACTCAATGACATTCGTCCGGTTTATGAGTTCAACGAGTCCTGTCAGGGAACCGTACCAGAGGCCATCATCGCCTTTCTAGAATCGACCGACTTTGAGGATGCCATTCGCAATGCTGTATCGCTGGGGGGAGACAGCGACACATTGACCTGCATCACCGGAGGCATCGCCGAGGCATTTTATGGAGGAGTACCAGAGGCGATCGCCCAAACGGTTTTGGAACGGCTTGATCCGCCTTTGCGTTACATCACTGAAACCTTTATGTCATTAATTACACTATCTGAGACAAACTAG
- a CDS encoding YqiA/YcfP family alpha/beta fold hydrolase, which yields MTSYIYLHGFASSPRSAKARDLGDRFRSLSIPLVIPDLNQGDFSHLTITRQLQQVQGDFPPSPTPVTLIGSSLGGLTAAWLAEKDVQVQRLVLLAPAFSFLSYWLPKLSIEQLDHWQTEQFLSVYHYAEGRSLPLHYEFVQDAMQYHDDELQRSIPTLILHGKQDEVIPVQASRDYAQSRPWVKLIELDSDHALGTVKDEIWQAICEFCELDNPKE from the coding sequence ATGACATCTTATATCTACTTACATGGGTTTGCATCTAGCCCAAGATCTGCAAAAGCTCGTGACCTGGGCGATCGCTTTCGCTCTCTGAGTATTCCCTTAGTCATTCCTGATCTCAACCAGGGTGACTTCTCCCATTTGACGATTACTCGCCAACTTCAGCAAGTGCAGGGTGACTTTCCACCCTCCCCCACACCCGTTACGCTGATTGGCTCCAGTCTGGGTGGCTTGACCGCTGCCTGGTTAGCTGAGAAAGATGTTCAGGTGCAGCGGCTTGTGTTGCTTGCCCCAGCCTTTAGTTTTTTAAGCTACTGGTTGCCCAAACTCAGTATTGAGCAGCTTGATCACTGGCAAACGGAGCAGTTTTTATCGGTATATCACTACGCTGAGGGGCGATCGCTGCCGTTACATTATGAATTCGTGCAAGATGCCATGCAATATCACGATGATGAATTGCAGCGTAGTATCCCCACGTTGATTCTTCACGGAAAGCAGGATGAGGTGATTCCTGTTCAAGCCAGCCGAGACTATGCCCAGTCTCGCCCCTGGGTAAAGCTCATTGAACTGGACAGCGATCATGCTCTGGGCACGGTGAAGGACGAGATCTGGCAGGCAATTTGCGAGTTTTGTGAGCTGGATAACCCGAAGGAGTGA